The genomic interval TATAAAAATCAGACTCTTTTTATTTATAAATTGTATTATTAGTTTCATTTATTGTCAAGAAAAATAACGCAAAGTAACTTTCTTTGCGTTATTTATATTCACTTAACTTTAACGTAATAAAAAGACCTCAAATAATTTTGAAGTCTTTTTATTATTTATTCAGTAATTCCAAGAAGTTGCTTAATTTGTTTTACTTGCATTTTAGCATATTCTGTTGGATTTGATTTTTGAAGTGCAGCAAGTTGAGCCGCCTTTTGTGGATCAGCTTTAAGTTGAGCTTCCATTTGTTTTTGCATTGCTGGAGCTTCTTGACTCAATTTTTTTACTTGATCTTGAGTCAAAACTAACCATGTATCTTTAGGTACTGAAACAACTGAATTTTGTTTAACTAATTCATTTTGTTCACCACCTACACTAAATAGTAATTTATAAAAGTCAGATGACCAAACGCGTCTTGTCGTTTTAGTCGTAACTGTTGCTTTAGTATAATCCACTAATTTATAAGTCGCTGATTTTTTAACAGCTTCTGAAATGTGTTTTACATCAGGTTTAAAATTAGTGTCGGCTTTTTCCGATTTTTCATTATTTCGGTAAACAAAGACATAATTATCAGTGTTTTTACCGATTTCTGCTTTAATCATCATTCCATAAGGAGCTGATTTATCTCCAGCAGTATAAATTTGGTGAGTAGTTGAAGTTGTTACTTCTTTCATTCCCCAGTTATCTCTGATATGCATAGTTAGCATGGCCACAGAACCAGCTAATAAGAGAAAGGAAATTCCACCAACTAACCAATGAGCGATTGTGTTTTTTATAAACATGAAACCAAAGAAAGTTCCAATCATAAACACTACCAATAATAATATAATTAGCATTATTTATTTTCTCCTTTCAAATCTTGTTCTTCAACAGGGACACCAGAAATCATTCGACCACTCTTCAAGAAGAGAGCAACTCCGATACCAATAATGGCAAAGACGAGTCCAATTGCGAATGAAGCGTGGTAACCTTGTAACATTGCTTCGATTGCTTTATTTGCAAATTGCAATGGATTTGTTGATTTTAATGATGAAGCAGGCATATTGTTAGTAATTACATTTTGAGCGACTGAAGAAAGGAGGGCAACAACAACTGATGACGCGACTTGACGCGCTGTATTGTTTGAAGCTGTTGCTTGAGCGACTTCATTAACTGGAACTGCATTCATGGCACTAGTTGTTAATGGCATCATTACCATACCAACACCAACCATACGTAATCCATAAAGAAGAGTAACAAAGTGGTCAGGAGTCGTAGCTGTAAAGAACATAAATGGTATAGTTCCCAGTGCTAAAACGAGGAAACCAATCACCGCAAGACGTTTTGAACCAATTCGGTCATAAACTCCACCAGCAAGTGGGGCAACAACAGCCATCATTAATGACCCAGGTAAGAGAACCAAACCTGAATTAAAGGCAGAAAGTCCATGAACATCTTGAAGGTAAAGAGGAAGCATCATTTCAACACCCATCATTGCCATTGTACTTAAAGCAAGTGCAAGAGTTACCAAAGTAAACTGTCTAATTTTAAAGACGCGAATATCAAGGAATGGATCGTCCATTTTAAGTTGACGTAAACCAAAGAGGAAGATAATAATCAACCCTCCAACAATTGGGGCGATAACGGTATTAAATTTGCCCCATCCGTCAGTTGCAACATTAGTAAATCCCCAAAGGAAAGCATCAAAACCAACAACTGAAAGTAAAACTGACAAGAAGTCTAATTTCATTGGACGGTTCGGAATAACATCACGCATAGCAAAGATTGAAATAAGGAAAACAACTCCGACAACAATCATTGGAATAAGGAAAATTGTTCTCCAACTTGCTGCAAATGTCCAAAAGATAAGGTTAAATTTATGAGTAATTAACCAACCTGCAAATGTTGGACCTAAGGCTGGCGCAAGGACAAGAACAACTCCGGCAACCCCCATGATTGCTCCCATTTGTTTAGCTGGAAACATGTTAACAAGGGCAACTTGCATCAAAGGCATTGTAATCCCAACTGCAATAGCTTGCAGAATCCGACCTGCTAGGAAAACCCACCAGCTTGATGTTGGAGCCGAGTAAGCAACAAACATTCCGATAAATAAAATTGCGTATGCTGTAACGTAAAGCCAACGTGTAGGGAATTTTGTTGCTAAATATGCTGAAATAGGAACCATAATCCCATTGGCTAATAAAAACCATGTTGTTGCTTGTTGTGCTGTTGACATGGAGATGTTGAAGTCATTCATCAATGTTGGAATTGCTGTCCCGAGTGATGTTTGCATCAACATGGCTCCAAATGTACCAACCAGAATCAAAATAAGCATTCCGATTCGGCTATAATGTTTACCATGTATATCTAAATGGTAATCTTTTTCGTATGTATCAGGCATTTTTTTCCTCCTCTTTTTCTTTATCTTCTTTAGCTAGCTTCATTCCAATTTCTAAAAATAATTTGAAATTTTCAATGAAACTTTCTGTTCGTTCTTCACCCATTTCTTCAAAAACGCGTGCTAAATTTGAGCAAGCTTCTACTCGAATCTCTTCTGCAACATGACGTCCTTTATCAGTAATGGCTACTAAAATTTTTCGACGGTCTGTTCTTGAAATCTCACGGGTAACTAAATTTTTACTCTCAAGATTATTCAAGATTGTCGCAATTCTTGCAGTACTTGTATGCGTAAATTTTGCAATCTTACTTGGAACAATTTGCTTACCAGCTTCCTTATAAAGATAGCCCAATACCAAATGCTCCCCTTGGGAGTAGGTATTAAAGCGGTGCATCATCTCTGCTTTTCCTCTTTTGATAACAGTTGTGAGGAAAACCTCCGCTGCCTTATTGTAATCCATTTTCACTCCTCCCTAACGGTGGTATTTACTAACGACGTTAACTATTATAATCCGTTCACTATCTTTTGTCAAGAATAAAAATTTTAGTTTTTAATTTTTTAAAAAAATAAAAAAACCTATTCCAAAATAGGCTTTTTTATTTTTAAAATTATCCAACAATTCGTGCGAAGGCATTTTTTAATTCATTATTTTCTGTTTCTTTTAGATATAAATAATTATTTGTATTTCCTTGATTTTGTGCGGTATAAAGCACCATGGGATTTCCTGATTTAATAACAAAGAGATAAACATGATTAACACCAGAGTTTTTCTCATTCATATCTGAATAAACATCAACTAATTGATATCCTCCTGAATCTTCTCCTGTTTCTGACCATTTTAATTCGATAGGCTGATTATTTATTGCTGCTTTCCAAGTTGAATTATTATCTATAACTGACCAAGGAATAGAGAGACCATATAAATTAAGATTGTGATTAGGATCATACTGACTGTAAGATTGTCCCATTTCTATCCCCCAAGCTGACATAAACTCTGCAAGACGTTGATTTTTCTCTGGGTTCCATTTTCTTATTTGTGTAGAAGTTGAGGGAGAAATTGATTTTTCTATTGATGAAGAGGACTCTTTAGTAATACTTGATGACTGGGTAGTACTCGAAGTGCTCTCAGTTATTGAAGAGCTTCGTGAGCTTTGGCTACTTTTAGAACTTTCTTTTGTTGTTTGAGAATTTTGTTTTGAACTACAGGCTGACATTCCAAGTGTTGCTACTAAAAAAATTGCAACAAGATATATTTTTTTCATCTTTTCTTCTCCTAACTACAATTTTACTTCAAAAGTAATTAAAAAACTACTAATATCATTAAACGAACTAAATAAAAATAAGAGTCCCATACTTTATTCAAATAGAAACTCTTATTATAGTTACTTTATGACTATGATTTTTTATTTCTTGTAGAAATAAGCAACATCATTGGACGTCTCATCTCATTTTTCATTTCTTCAAGCTCTCTCATTTCTATAGGAGGTTTGGGTTCAATTACATTAGTAAGTTCAAAACCAGAACTTAACAAAGAATTTATATAGCCTGTTAATGTCCGATGATACTTAATAATTGGCTCACCTAAGAAATTGACTTCACGTTTTCCTTCATAATAATAATTATCAACTGGAAAATGAAGAATTTTACCCTCTGCATCATAACACCAATATTGTTTCCCTGATGAGGTATAGAGAGGATGTTCAACAGAGAAAATAAATTCACCATTCTTTTTAAGACACTTTGAAATTTTGCAAACCAGGTCTTCAAAATTTGAAATGTAGTGAAAAGCTAATGAACTAAACACAACATCAAAAGTATCTGCAGGAAAGTTAATATCCTCTATTGCGGATTGTTGATAGGTAATTTTTTTATCATTATTAATATCAAGAGCAACTTCAAGCATCTTGTGTGAAAGGTCTATTCCTACTACTTCTTTAGCTCCATGATTGACTGCATATTTACAGTGCCATCCACATCCACACCCTAAATCCAAAACTTTTTTATCCTGAAAATTTGGGAGTAGTTTTTCTAATTCAGACCATTCACCAGCGGCCTTCAATCCCTTTTGGGACCTTGACATTGATGCATAATTTTTGAAAAAACGTTCATTATCATATTTATTTTGTTTCATTTTTTATTCTCCATGTAAATATAGTTCATCATTTTATAAATATTTACATGGAAACTACAATTTTTTGAGCAATAATTCCTTTGTTCATCTATCTTCTTTCATATTCGATTAATTATTTTTTATGTATTTTATAGTCATATTCTATCATAAGCACTTTAAATAATCATTAAGTAGATAAATAAATACATCTTAATAATAAAAAGTAGGAGAACCTACTTTTCTTTATCTTCAACTTCTTTGAGCGCTTTTGAAGCCTCACTAAACAGCTCCTCAGCTTTACTTGTGGTCTTTTTCAAAGGTATCTTGAATTCCTGTTTGCGTACCAACTGTTGCATTTCGGAGTGCTTCATCTTCAAGTTCCTTCATTTGCTCATTGCTTAATTTGGGGTTTATTTCAGGCATAATCCACCTCCTTCTTGACTTCATTATATTACACTTTTCGATAAAGCGCTAACATTTCGTTCAATAAAAAAACAACTCAAACAAAAATGAGTTGTTTTTACTATATTATGCATCAATTGTCGAGTACTGAGCATTATTTTCGATAAATTCACGACGAGGTTCAACTCTGTCTCCCATGAGCATATCAAAGATTTTGTCA from Lactococcus lactis carries:
- a CDS encoding DUF4767 domain-containing protein, whose product is MKKIYLVAIFLVATLGMSACSSKQNSQTTKESSKSSQSSRSSSITESTSSTTQSSSITKESSSSIEKSISPSTSTQIRKWNPEKNQRLAEFMSAWGIEMGQSYSQYDPNHNLNLYGLSIPWSVIDNNSTWKAAINNQPIELKWSETGEDSGGYQLVDVYSDMNEKNSGVNHVYLFVIKSGNPMVLYTAQNQGNTNNYLYLKETENNELKNAFARIVG
- a CDS encoding MarR family winged helix-turn-helix transcriptional regulator; its protein translation is MDYNKAAEVFLTTVIKRGKAEMMHRFNTYSQGEHLVLGYLYKEAGKQIVPSKIAKFTHTSTARIATILNNLESKNLVTREISRTDRRKILVAITDKGRHVAEEIRVEACSNLARVFEEMGEERTESFIENFKLFLEIGMKLAKEDKEKEEEKNA
- a CDS encoding DUF4811 domain-containing protein, producing the protein MLIILLLVVFMIGTFFGFMFIKNTIAHWLVGGISFLLLAGSVAMLTMHIRDNWGMKEVTTSTTHQIYTAGDKSAPYGMMIKAEIGKNTDNYVFVYRNNEKSEKADTNFKPDVKHISEAVKKSATYKLVDYTKATVTTKTTRRVWSSDFYKLLFSVGGEQNELVKQNSVVSVPKDTWLVLTQDQVKKLSQEAPAMQKQMEAQLKADPQKAAQLAALQKSNPTEYAKMQVKQIKQLLGITE
- a CDS encoding MDR family MFS transporter; amino-acid sequence: MPDTYEKDYHLDIHGKHYSRIGMLILILVGTFGAMLMQTSLGTAIPTLMNDFNISMSTAQQATTWFLLANGIMVPISAYLATKFPTRWLYVTAYAILFIGMFVAYSAPTSSWWVFLAGRILQAIAVGITMPLMQVALVNMFPAKQMGAIMGVAGVVLVLAPALGPTFAGWLITHKFNLIFWTFAASWRTIFLIPMIVVGVVFLISIFAMRDVIPNRPMKLDFLSVLLSVVGFDAFLWGFTNVATDGWGKFNTVIAPIVGGLIIIFLFGLRQLKMDDPFLDIRVFKIRQFTLVTLALALSTMAMMGVEMMLPLYLQDVHGLSAFNSGLVLLPGSLMMAVVAPLAGGVYDRIGSKRLAVIGFLVLALGTIPFMFFTATTPDHFVTLLYGLRMVGVGMVMMPLTTSAMNAVPVNEVAQATASNNTARQVASSVVVALLSSVAQNVITNNMPASSLKSTNPLQFANKAIEAMLQGYHASFAIGLVFAIIGIGVALFLKSGRMISGVPVEEQDLKGENK
- a CDS encoding class I SAM-dependent methyltransferase → MKQNKYDNERFFKNYASMSRSQKGLKAAGEWSELEKLLPNFQDKKVLDLGCGCGWHCKYAVNHGAKEVVGIDLSHKMLEVALDINNDKKITYQQSAIEDINFPADTFDVVFSSLAFHYISNFEDLVCKISKCLKKNGEFIFSVEHPLYTSSGKQYWCYDAEGKILHFPVDNYYYEGKREVNFLGEPIIKYHRTLTGYINSLLSSGFELTNVIEPKPPIEMRELEEMKNEMRRPMMLLISTRNKKS